One window of the Lysobacter sp. S4-A87 genome contains the following:
- a CDS encoding non-ribosomal peptide synthetase, with the protein MNAAEIHYGSLDMTRPADASVDYDPFAEGGLARVAPTTEPQREVWLADRLGRDASLAYNESISLHFHGRLDADALRTALRQLVARHDVLRSNFGPDGKTLCVAESVDFDLALVDLSALAPDQREARVAAHAREVVETPFELDHGLLLRAELLKLAGEEHLLVLTAHHLVCDGWSWWVIVRELGTLYTQALGHAAEALPPAESFADYALAEAEHPSCSLYRDDEAYWCQRFADGGPILDLPTDRPRPPRRTFASIREDHVLDDELVAAIRRLGARHGASLFATLLAGFAGLLTRLTAQSDVVVGIPAAGQSLDGHDHLVGHCVNLLPLRFELDLTQPFEQALAQAQEALLDSIEHQRYTFGTLLRKLPLQRDPARLPLVSVMFNIDQALDQEHTGFHGLSMQLITNPRSYENFELFVNAVQVRGGMRLECQYNTDLFDNETVRRWLRAYETLLRSAVARPDMAYGKLPLVSERAREELLALQPAATPFDRECRMHEFFERQCASTPDRVAVRFNGEAVSYAALEDRANRIAHLLRARGVHRGALVGLVLDRGVDMLAGLLGVLKCGAGYVPLDPNFPAERLAYMAGDAGLAALLTTQSHAGNFDLRGRPVLALDRLQDELAAMPGTPIGRDDGAAQPESIAYVIYTSGSTGRPKGVQVPHRAVSNFLTSMRDEPGLGIDDRLVAVTTLSFDIAVLELLLPLSVGAEVILADRVTAADGVALAALLKQSGATVMQATPASWRLLLDAEWKGDATFKILCGGEALPVDLAAQLLQRCGSLWNVYGPTETTVWSTCARIVAPAPTLLRAGQSMDIHIGRPIANTQVWILDPRGELCPLGVPGEIWIGGDGVTQGYLNRPELTGERFVADPFSTAPSALLYRTGDRGRWRADGVLEHMGRLDFQVKVRGYRIELGEIEALLAAHPQVARTVVVAREDRPGDVRLVAYAVLQPGAALEEVALASFLKSSLPDYMIPQHIMFLDAIPLLPNGKIDRNSLPVPDMAIKLAGERVAPRNALERTIAQAMAQVLGVAEVGVDDDFFSLGGHSLLAAQLTSRINKELGISLSLRALFDGPTVARLARLVSEHDGEAAPVREPIVALADQSHGPMSVMQERLYLLEQFNPGQITYNTPSAHRLRGPLDVAAFQRAVTAMIQRQSALRTTIGIVDGEPVQVVHDSVDLDITDVEDVGSFLADQRDKEVSRRMDVLIQTPFELDRSPLIRSRLFRLGPEEHVWFFMTHHLIWDGWSFDLMYTDMAELYAAQLEQREPSLPELPVSYLDFSVWHRQWLQGPEYAKQLAFWRERLGSAGQSVEALPTDMPRRPGMSGRGVTHRIVVSDATTQKLHDTALKVDATLYMVLLTAYFTLISRTSGLRELIVGTPVRGRNTAEVENLMGYFTSLLPLRMEMDQNLTFAQAVKQVKDVVLDSFAHPDIRLEDLVRELSVRSREGGAVLYHALFSFQDIRQRMCDWGPLRHERYPVFQTASTQDLGLWFVEQDTGLSGGFIYNADIFLDDTTALLRDRYIAVLEALGNDPSKTLAELTAFDDGQPQLFGKTQEAAPAVAVAEPVVANAAVAAELDPLGQQLLAIWRDLLRNPRITPDDDFFALGGHSLQAVQMFHRFNRETDINLPLATLLTARTVRALAEEYRRAGAHKDDATAPGHDPWSPLVPIRPQGDQLPLFLIHAVGGNVLNYRSLADAMPQGIPVYGLQALGLDGRTSPLTSVEKMAERYVREIRNVQPQGPYHLAGGSMGGIIAYEIAQQLVAAGERVGLLGLIDTSAEFGVGYRKQARNGLGSRVQRLQQRLQGQSFGERLATISSMVNGRIQARQLRQQAQQARASGAELPHNVRYAEIEATHTRAYIDYVVRPYPAAMVLFRASEQPPQLHDKPALGWETMVGAVEVIAIPGSHRGMIEAPVLVQTLSQVIRRAQHGQAGEEEIVSAVVPVMPAATGASDAVPVGRDDARSAYLRSLWKELLGVDVGDGDNFFDLGGNSMLAVQMSSRVVKDTGVRIQLMRLATQNLAQIAAELPVSFASEGNDGVGAKMARKMKRLLRAAGTVES; encoded by the coding sequence ATGAATGCGGCCGAGATCCATTACGGCAGCCTGGACATGACGCGTCCGGCCGACGCCAGCGTCGACTACGACCCGTTCGCCGAAGGTGGGCTGGCCCGCGTTGCTCCGACCACGGAGCCGCAACGCGAGGTCTGGCTGGCCGACCGCCTTGGCCGCGATGCATCGCTGGCCTACAACGAATCGATCTCGCTGCACTTCCACGGTCGCCTGGATGCGGATGCGCTACGCACCGCCCTGCGCCAGCTGGTGGCTCGCCACGATGTGCTGCGCTCGAACTTCGGCCCGGACGGCAAGACCCTGTGTGTGGCAGAGAGCGTGGACTTCGACCTCGCCTTGGTCGACCTGTCCGCGCTCGCGCCGGACCAGCGCGAGGCGCGCGTTGCCGCGCACGCGCGCGAGGTCGTAGAAACACCGTTCGAGCTCGACCACGGCCTGCTGCTGCGCGCCGAGCTGCTCAAGCTGGCGGGCGAGGAACACCTGCTGGTGCTCACTGCCCATCACCTGGTCTGCGACGGCTGGTCGTGGTGGGTGATCGTGCGCGAGCTGGGCACGCTGTACACCCAGGCCCTGGGCCATGCCGCCGAGGCGCTGCCGCCGGCGGAGTCGTTCGCCGACTACGCCCTGGCCGAGGCCGAGCATCCCTCGTGCAGCCTCTATCGCGACGACGAAGCCTACTGGTGCCAGCGCTTTGCCGACGGCGGTCCGATCCTGGACCTGCCGACCGACCGGCCACGTCCGCCTCGCCGCACGTTCGCCTCGATTCGCGAGGACCATGTCCTCGATGACGAACTGGTGGCCGCGATCCGCCGCCTCGGTGCCCGTCATGGCGCCAGCCTGTTCGCGACCCTCCTGGCGGGGTTCGCCGGCCTGCTGACGCGACTGACGGCGCAGTCGGACGTCGTCGTGGGTATCCCCGCCGCCGGACAGTCGCTGGACGGCCATGATCATCTGGTCGGCCATTGCGTCAACCTGCTGCCGCTGCGCTTCGAACTGGACCTGACCCAGCCGTTCGAGCAGGCGCTTGCGCAGGCGCAGGAGGCCTTGCTCGACTCGATCGAGCACCAGCGCTACACCTTCGGCACGCTGCTGCGCAAGCTGCCGTTGCAGCGCGATCCCGCGCGGCTGCCGCTGGTCAGCGTGATGTTCAACATCGACCAGGCGCTCGATCAGGAGCACACCGGCTTCCACGGCCTGTCGATGCAGCTGATCACCAATCCGCGCAGCTACGAGAACTTCGAGCTGTTCGTCAACGCCGTGCAGGTGCGTGGCGGCATGCGCCTGGAGTGCCAGTACAACACCGACCTGTTCGACAACGAGACGGTGCGCCGCTGGTTGCGCGCCTACGAAACCCTGCTGCGTTCGGCCGTGGCCCGGCCGGACATGGCCTACGGCAAGCTGCCGCTGGTGTCGGAGCGCGCGCGCGAGGAGCTGCTGGCATTGCAGCCTGCCGCCACGCCATTCGACCGCGAATGCCGGATGCACGAATTCTTCGAGCGCCAGTGCGCCAGCACGCCCGACCGCGTCGCCGTGCGTTTCAACGGCGAGGCCGTGAGTTATGCAGCGCTGGAAGACCGCGCCAATCGCATCGCCCACCTGCTGCGTGCGCGCGGCGTCCACCGCGGTGCCCTGGTCGGCCTGGTGCTCGACCGTGGCGTCGACATGCTTGCCGGCCTGCTCGGCGTGCTCAAGTGCGGCGCTGGCTACGTGCCGCTGGATCCGAATTTCCCGGCCGAACGACTGGCCTACATGGCCGGCGATGCCGGCCTTGCCGCGCTGCTGACCACCCAGTCGCACGCAGGCAACTTCGACCTGCGAGGCCGCCCGGTGCTCGCGCTGGACCGACTGCAGGACGAGCTGGCCGCGATGCCGGGCACGCCCATCGGCCGTGACGACGGCGCGGCGCAGCCCGAATCGATCGCGTACGTGATCTACACCTCCGGCTCGACCGGGCGCCCCAAGGGCGTGCAGGTGCCGCATCGTGCGGTGAGCAACTTCCTCACCAGCATGCGCGACGAGCCCGGCCTGGGCATCGACGACCGCCTGGTCGCGGTGACCACGCTGTCGTTCGACATTGCCGTGCTCGAGCTGCTGCTGCCGCTCAGCGTTGGCGCGGAAGTGATCCTGGCCGATCGCGTCACCGCTGCCGACGGCGTCGCCCTGGCGGCACTGCTTAAGCAGAGCGGGGCGACGGTGATGCAGGCCACGCCGGCATCGTGGCGTCTGCTGCTCGACGCCGAATGGAAGGGCGATGCGACGTTCAAGATCCTGTGCGGTGGCGAGGCGTTGCCGGTCGACCTGGCGGCGCAGCTGCTGCAGCGTTGCGGCTCGCTGTGGAATGTATACGGCCCGACCGAGACCACGGTCTGGTCGACCTGTGCGCGCATCGTCGCGCCGGCGCCCACGCTGTTGAGGGCGGGGCAGTCGATGGACATCCATATCGGCCGGCCGATCGCCAATACCCAGGTCTGGATCCTCGATCCGCGTGGCGAGCTGTGTCCGCTCGGCGTGCCGGGCGAAATCTGGATCGGTGGCGATGGCGTCACCCAGGGCTATCTCAATCGCCCCGAACTGACCGGCGAGCGCTTTGTTGCCGATCCGTTCTCCACGGCGCCGTCGGCGCTGCTCTATCGCACCGGCGACCGTGGCCGCTGGCGCGCGGACGGTGTGCTCGAGCACATGGGCCGCCTCGACTTCCAGGTCAAGGTGCGCGGCTACCGCATCGAACTGGGCGAGATCGAGGCGCTGCTGGCCGCGCATCCGCAGGTGGCGCGCACGGTCGTGGTCGCGCGCGAGGACCGGCCCGGTGACGTGCGCCTGGTCGCCTACGCGGTGCTGCAGCCCGGCGCCGCGCTGGAAGAAGTTGCGCTGGCGTCCTTCCTCAAGTCGTCGCTGCCGGACTACATGATCCCGCAGCACATCATGTTCCTCGACGCGATCCCGCTGCTGCCCAACGGCAAGATCGACCGCAACTCGCTGCCGGTGCCGGACATGGCGATCAAACTCGCCGGCGAGCGCGTGGCTCCGCGCAACGCGCTGGAGCGCACCATCGCCCAGGCCATGGCACAGGTTCTCGGCGTGGCCGAAGTGGGCGTGGACGACGACTTCTTCTCGCTCGGCGGTCACTCGCTGCTGGCGGCGCAGCTGACCTCGCGCATCAACAAGGAGCTGGGCATCTCGCTGTCGCTGCGTGCCCTGTTCGACGGTCCGACCGTGGCGCGGCTGGCGCGCCTGGTCAGCGAGCACGACGGCGAGGCGGCACCGGTGCGCGAACCCATCGTGGCCCTGGCCGACCAGTCGCACGGGCCGATGTCGGTGATGCAGGAGCGCCTGTACCTGCTGGAGCAGTTCAATCCCGGCCAGATCACCTACAACACGCCGTCCGCGCATCGCCTGCGCGGTCCGCTGGACGTGGCCGCCTTCCAGCGCGCCGTGACCGCGATGATCCAGCGCCAGAGCGCGCTGCGCACGACAATCGGCATCGTCGACGGCGAGCCGGTGCAGGTCGTCCACGACAGCGTCGATCTGGACATCACCGACGTCGAGGATGTCGGCAGCTTCCTCGCCGACCAGCGTGACAAGGAAGTGTCGCGGCGCATGGACGTGCTGATCCAGACGCCGTTTGAACTGGACCGTTCGCCGCTGATCCGTTCGCGCCTGTTCCGCCTGGGTCCGGAAGAGCACGTGTGGTTCTTCATGACCCATCACCTGATCTGGGACGGCTGGTCGTTCGACCTGATGTACACCGACATGGCCGAGCTCTATGCCGCGCAGCTTGAACAGCGCGAACCGTCGCTGCCCGAGTTGCCGGTGTCCTACCTGGACTTCTCCGTCTGGCACCGGCAGTGGCTGCAGGGGCCGGAGTACGCGAAGCAGCTGGCGTTCTGGCGCGAGCGCCTGGGCAGCGCCGGGCAAAGCGTGGAGGCGTTGCCCACCGACATGCCGCGTCGCCCGGGCATGTCCGGGCGCGGCGTGACCCATCGCATCGTGGTGTCGGACGCAACCACGCAGAAGCTGCACGACACCGCGCTGAAGGTGGATGCGACGCTCTACATGGTGCTGCTGACGGCGTACTTCACGCTGATCAGCCGCACTTCGGGTCTGCGCGAACTGATCGTCGGCACGCCGGTGCGTGGCCGCAACACGGCCGAGGTCGAGAACCTCATGGGCTATTTCACCAGCCTGCTGCCGCTGCGCATGGAGATGGACCAGAACCTGACGTTTGCCCAGGCGGTGAAGCAGGTCAAGGACGTGGTGCTCGACAGCTTCGCCCATCCCGACATCCGCCTGGAGGACCTGGTGCGCGAACTGAGCGTGCGCAGCCGCGAGGGCGGGGCAGTGCTCTACCACGCGCTGTTCTCGTTCCAGGACATCCGCCAGCGCATGTGCGACTGGGGTCCGCTGCGGCACGAGCGCTATCCGGTGTTCCAGACCGCGTCGACCCAGGACCTGGGCCTGTGGTTCGTCGAGCAGGACACCGGCCTGTCGGGCGGCTTCATCTACAACGCCGACATCTTCCTCGACGACACCACCGCGTTGCTGCGAGATCGCTACATCGCCGTGCTCGAAGCACTCGGCAACGATCCGTCGAAGACGCTGGCGGAGCTGACCGCCTTCGACGACGGCCAGCCGCAGCTGTTCGGCAAGACGCAGGAAGCCGCGCCAGCAGTCGCTGTTGCCGAGCCCGTGGTGGCGAATGCCGCTGTCGCGGCCGAACTCGACCCGCTAGGCCAGCAGTTGCTGGCGATCTGGCGCGACCTGCTGCGCAACCCGCGGATCACGCCCGACGACGACTTCTTCGCCCTTGGCGGTCATTCGCTGCAGGCCGTGCAGATGTTCCACCGCTTCAATCGCGAAACCGACATCAACCTGCCGCTGGCGACACTGCTGACTGCGCGTACCGTGCGCGCGCTCGCCGAGGAATACCGGCGCGCAGGCGCACACAAGGACGATGCCACGGCGCCTGGCCACGACCCGTGGTCGCCGCTGGTTCCGATCCGTCCGCAGGGCGACCAGCTGCCGTTGTTCCTGATCCATGCCGTGGGCGGCAACGTGCTCAACTACCGTTCGCTGGCCGATGCGATGCCGCAGGGCATCCCGGTCTATGGCCTGCAGGCGCTGGGACTGGACGGCAGGACGTCGCCGCTGACCAGCGTGGAGAAGATGGCTGAGCGCTACGTCCGCGAGATCCGCAACGTGCAGCCACAGGGGCCGTACCACCTGGCCGGTGGTTCGATGGGCGGCATCATCGCCTACGAGATCGCGCAGCAGCTGGTTGCTGCCGGTGAGCGCGTGGGCTTGCTGGGCCTGATCGATACCTCGGCCGAGTTCGGCGTCGGTTACCGCAAGCAGGCCCGCAATGGCCTCGGCTCGCGAGTGCAGCGCCTGCAGCAGCGCCTGCAGGGGCAATCGTTCGGTGAGCGCCTGGCGACGATCAGCAGCATGGTCAACGGCCGCATCCAGGCGCGTCAGCTGCGGCAGCAGGCGCAACAGGCGCGTGCCAGCGGTGCCGAGCTTCCGCACAACGTGCGCTATGCCGAGATCGAAGCCACCCACACGCGTGCATACATCGATTACGTCGTTCGCCCGTACCCGGCGGCGATGGTGCTGTTCCGCGCCAGCGAGCAGCCACCGCAGCTGCACGACAAGCCGGCGCTGGGCTGGGAGACGATGGTCGGCGCGGTCGAAGTGATCGCGATACCGGGCAGCCACCGCGGGATGATCGAGGCGCCGGTGCTGGTGCAGACGCTCAGCCAGGTCATCCGTCGCGCCCAGCACGGGCAGGCGGGCGAGGAAGAAATCGTCTCTGCCGTCGTGCCGGTCATGCCGGCTGCGACCGGAGCCAGCGACGCCGTGCCTGTCGGCCGGGACGACGCGCGATCGGCCTACCTGCGCAGCTTGTGGAAGGAGCTGCTGGGCGTGGATGTCGGCGATGGCGACAACTTCTTCGACCTCGGCGGCAACTCCATGCTCGCCGTGCAGATGTCCAGTCGCGTGGTCAAGGACACCGGCGTGCGCATCCAGCTGATGCGACTGGCGACGCAGAACCTGGCGCAGATCGCCGCCGAGCTGCCGGTATCGTTTGCCAGCGAAGGCAACGACGGCGTCGGCGCGAAGATGGCGCGGAAGATGAAGCGGCTGCTGCGTGCCGCCGGAACCGTAGAGTCATGA